TTGATAGGTAGAGAAGCCGTAAAGATAATCATGAACAGATACCCAACGATTATGTTTTCTGAATACCATCATTGGATTTTGATGTTTGGCTGGTGTAGTTTTGTTTCGATTGCGTTTGCCATCTGCACTGGTGAATCTTATCAATTGAGAAACACCGTTATAGATGCTGTGATTGCATCTGCATTAACTCACTTTCGCAGAGTTTAATTTGACTGCTTTGGTTTCGCTTAGAAACCAAAGCTGCTTTCAACGGCTACGCCAAAGCGAAAGTGATGTATTGATACATATATATAGATATGGTCAGCCTTATCGCTACGCAAGGCAGTCTGTTTGACTTGCAAACAGTTCTCGACTACGGGCAATCAGTAGTTAACGTTGCCCAAGAGTTGAGCAAATCACTCATTGAGCAACGGGCTATCTCCACAAAAACAATTCAGTCCCAGATGAACCGTCACTTCCACGGGACAGCAGCAGAGGGAGCATGGCTGTGGAAGGACGCTTATGAGGCGGTGGAAGTTGCGTCAATTCTCTACCTGCGCCACTTGGGATTATCCACCAATCCACTAGAACAGTTGCAACTGCTCGAATCACTCTGCCCCACGCATACCCGCCGCAGCGAAGAACAGTTGCAGCTTCAACAGTTCTCTACACCTCTGGCTTTGGCTTATTTAGTTTCCCTTGCCGGACAAATCACAACTGATGATTTAGCATTAGAGCCAAGTGCCGGGACTGGCATTCTAGCTCAGTTCGCCAAACTTCAGGGTGCGAGTCTGATGCTCAACGAAATCTCAAGCGACAGAAGCAAGATTCTCCGGCGACTGTTCCCTGGCGTTCCACTATTCTCCGTCAATGCCGAGCAGATCAACGACTATCTAGCAGGAAAGACTCAGCCGTCTGTTGTGCTGATGAATCCACCTTTCTCTGCATCCCCTAAAGTCAACAGTCGCAATCCTGATGCTACACCACGGCATATTAACTCGGCGTTACAGAGACTTAGCGATCGCGGACGCTTGGTAACAATCTCCGCTAACTGGTTCTCACCAAATAATCATGCTTGGCGCGATACCTTCATCAAGATGCAGGAGAAAGCAACCGTAGTTCTTTCGGTTGGCATTAACGGTAAGGTCTACAGCAAACACGGGACTCACATTGATACCCGATTGACGGTAATCGACAAAGTTCCGGCGGCTGATCCACAAGAAATTCCTTGTATTAGCGATACCGTTGAACTAGCCGAACTCGCCACGCTGATTGAGCAACTAGCACCGCGACCAGTTTGGGAACGAATTACTCCAACTGCTCAAACAGCCGTATCGAAAGCGATTCGTTTAAGTTCTGTTAAGCCAAAATCAGCACCAGTTAATCAAGCATTATCCCATTTTATTGATGTTGTACCTTTAGATTATGAGGTTATTGATTGGGCTGCTACTGAGAGCTTAAAGGATGCACTCTATGAAACTTATCGCCCACAAAGAATCCGAATCAGGGACGCAAAACCACATCCCTCGCTTTTATGCGAAAGTGCAGCCCTAGCCTTAGTCTCTCCCCCATCTCCTACATACAAACCGCATCTCCCTCAGCACATCGTCACCCAAGGCTTGTTATCCGAGGCACAGCTTGAAAGCGTAATTTACGCAGGTCAGGCTCACTCTGAATATTTATCAGGGTCTTATATTGTGGAAGATTCGTGGGATAATGTGACTGTAGCCGCAAATAGTGAAGAAAACGCTGTTAGATTTCGCCGTGGCTGGTTCTTAGGTGATGGCACTGGTGCGGGTAAAGGTAGACAATGCGCGGGAATCATCCTCGACAATTGGTGTCAGGGTCGCAAGAAAGCCATCTGGATTTCCAAGAGTTCTGCATTAATTGAGGATGCGCGACGTGATTGGTGTGCTATGGGCGGTGATGGAAAGGACATCATCGACCTCAGTAATATCAAACTTGGCGATCGCATCCCTTTCACTGAAGGTATTCTGTTCTGCACATATTCCACGCTGCGATCGCAAAAGAACGGTAAAAGCCGTCTCAAGCAGATTGTTGAGTGGGCAGGCAAGGAGTATGAGGGTGCGATCTGTTTTGACGAGTGCCATTCAATGGGAAACGCAATGGCGCAAGAAGGTACACTCGGCTTAGTCGCAGCATCTCAGCAGGGTATTGTTGGGCTACGGTTACAAAATGCCCTACCACTAGCACGGGTTATCTATGTCTCTGCTACCGGAGCCACCAAAGTCTCTAACTTGTCTTACGCCAATCGCTTAGGGTTGTGGCAGACTGGTGATTTCCCGTTTAACTCGCGTGAGGATTTCGTGGAGTCCATCGAAGTCGGCGGTATTGCGGCAATGGAAGTGGTAGCACGAGATTTAAAGGCGTTGGGGTTGTATCTGGCGCGGAGTCTTTCCTTCGACGGAGTTGAGTACGAGATGTTAGAAATCGAACTTACTCCTACCCAGGAACGGATTTATGATAACTACGCCGATGCCTTTCAAATCATACATAATAACTTGCATAAAGCTTTAGAAGCCTGCAACATCACTGGTGCTAAAACTTACAATCGAGCAGCTAAAATGTCTGCCATGTCTCAGTTTGAATCGCACAAGCAACGGTTCTTTAACCATTTGCTCACAGGTATGAAGTGTCCCATGCTAATCAAGGCGATTGAACAGGATTTAGCTCAAGGTAATGCTGTTGTCATCCAAATTGTATCGACTAACGAGGAATTGCTTAAACGGCGACTGGGGGAAGTTCCGGCAGAGGAATGGAAGGATTTAAACCTTGATTTAACACCCCGTGAGTATGTTCTTGACTACTTAGTGAGTGCCTTTCCCGTACATCTGCATGAGATTCACTCATCCTCTGAAGGTGAAGAACGCTCCGAACCTGCTTTCGATGCTGATGGTTCACCTATTGTTTCATCTGAAGCTGTAGCTTTGAGAGATGCACTGGTTGACCGATTGGCAAGCCTTAATCCAATTCCTGGTGCTTTAGAACAACTACTGTGGCACTTCGGTCACAAACAGGTTGCTGAAGTAACTGGTCGCAGTAAGCGAGTTCTCAAGGACGATTCTGGACGACTGTTTGTGGATTCACGCGGAAGTAATGCGAATATTGCGGAAACTAATGCTTTTATGGCAGGAGACAAGCAGATTCTCATCTTCTCTGATGCTGGTGGTACGGGGCGCAGTTACCATGCTGACCTCAACGCACAGAATCGTCGGCGGCGATCGCACTATCTGCTCGAAGCTGGTTGGAGGGCTGACAATGCCATTCAAGGGCTTGGGCGTAGTCACCGTACAAACCAAGCATCAGCACCAGTCTTCCGTCCAGTGACTACTGATGTGCGCGGTGAACGCCGATTCATCAGCACTATTGCTAGACGGCTGGACAGTTTGGGCGCACTCACCAGAGGACAAAGACAGACTGGCGGTAACGGCATATTTGATGCCAAGGATAATCTAGAATCGAACTACGCAGAGTACGCTTTGTATGAGTTATTTAAACAGATATTCCAAGGTCGGTTTTACGAAGTGCCTTTGGGTAAATTTGAGGAAATGACTGGACTATCGCTAACATCTCACGAAGGGGGGATGAAGATCGACCTCCCACCCTTGCGACAATTCCTCAATCGGCTGCTGGCTTTGACTATCAGGATGCAGAATCTGATTTTCGAGCGTTTTGAACTGTTGTTGAGTCAACAAATTGAAACTGCGATCGCACATGGTGTATTTGAAATCGGAGTAGAAACACTTCGGGCTGAAAAGTTCACTGTAGAAAGTTGCGAATCAGTTTATACTCATCCCCAAACTGGAAGCGTGACTAACTATCTCAAGATAGAACGCACCCAAAGGAACAATATCAGAACTGCTGATGAGATGCTTGAGTTTGCCCCCCAGCACCAGGGTCGGTTCTTGATCAATGAGAAATCCGGTCATGCTGCTGTGTCAATTCCTACTCATAGTTTATTCGACTCTGAGGGTGGTGTTGTACCACGAGTTCTTCTCATTCGTCCTCAAAAGGAAACCCGTGTACCAGTCAAGGATCTGGAATCTTCAACTTGGAAGCAGGTTTCGACTGATGCGTTTACTGCTGCTTGGTCAAAGGAAGTTGCAGAACTACCTCAGTTCACAACTGACTATCTGCATTTGGTCACAGGAATACTGTTACCTATCTGGAAAATTCTGCCACAGAAGAACAGCCGAGTATTCCGATTGCAAACTAGTGAGGGTCAGAAAATTCTGGGGCGGGTTGTTCATGCCTCGGACATCCAAACAGTTACAGAGCAACTTGGACTCAAGAATCAGTTGTTAAGTCCCACAGAACTTGTTTCACTGGTTCTCAACGAGGGGTACTCTCAACAATTGCCGGGAGGCGTAACTTTGCGACGCTCTTATATTGCTGGTGAACCTCGTTTGGAATTGGTTGAGGCTCTTTCCCTGGCTGACCGACTTATTGCTGTTGGATGTTTCACTGAAATCATCCAGTGGCGCAAGCGGTTGTTTGTGCCAACGGGCGACAAGGCTGCGTCAATTCTGGCTGATGTGATTAGAATTATTGGGTAATGAGAGCAAAGCGATGTGGTTAATACCCGCCGCTTTGTTCTTTTTCTCTAAACTTTTCAGTAAAATATTAGAAATAGTATATATAAAAACTATTTTTTAGGTGTATTTTGTGCGTTTTGAAATTCAATTAATCCGAGGAATTGATAATCTCTCAATTCCGGGTACTATTGTGGAATTAGCTCCCAAGCATATAGATGATTTTATCAATTTCTGGTCTTAGGAATTACGAAAATATAAAACACAAGATAAACTGTGGGACTGGTTATTCAAATTAAATTTTATTAGAAGAAATTTTGAATTTGAAGGATATGCACTCGAAGCCGAAGGTTGCACCCAAGGATTAATGAAAATAGAAACCCAACTTCATACTTCCTGTCAAGTATATGGACAAAAGTTAGTATATGTTGAATTTTTGGCTTCAGCACCTTGGACCCGGATTTCTCACAAGCAGTAAAAAATAAATTTACATGACCTGATGTGAGGCTCTTTTCTGATACATCATCAATCAAAATTTAGGCGCAGAGATAAATTAAGTATAAAACCGAAGTTGTTAAGTAAAAATGATTACTATTTTTTATTGCTGGTAAAATTAAAATGCTCTGTTCATAAAATATCCGCATTCCAAAACAGGACTTGAATCGGCCCAAGCCCAAAGTATCATTGATTAGAAATAAGCAAAAGGCAATTTAATTTCAATTTAAGCAGTATTAGGGAGCATTTTTAAACGTCTATGAGCAGTAGCAAATATATGTTTGTATGGACAAGAACTAGTAATTGCAATTAAAATACGGCGTGTACTTATAGTAATTAAAGCTCCTAACTTCAATAACTTGGTACGAATAGTTCCAACAGTGGCATTTTGTAATTCAGTTTTAGCTAAACATTTTTGACGCAACGCATTCATCAAAACGTAAGCAACAGAAGAAAACCACAGACGTAATTGATTTCCCGCAAACGTGTGGGTGCTTGTTCTATCACTAAAAAGTTCTAATTGTTGTTCTTTAAAGCGATTTTCCATCTCCCCTCGCTGACAATATTTTTGTTTATACAGTTGACTAGGAGGTACTTTATTAGTAGCTAAAGAAGTTACAACAAAACGAATTTTAGCTCCCTTCGTCCCATATTCAACCTTACAAACAACACGACGACTACGACTCCAAGATTCACGGGTTTGATAGTCTAAAGACTTGTACCAAATTGAGTTATCAATCAAATCTTCCGCAAGCGAAGGAAGTTGTTCATCTGGCTGAAATACTGTTTCTAAAAATGAAACTACTGTTGATAGTTTTTGCTCAAACTCAAGCGAGGCTCTATTTTGAGTCGTCGTAGTCATCCCAATTAAACGACTATTTTGCGCCAATCCAAAAACATAATCTAAACCGGGCTGTGATTCACACCACCTCATGATATCGTCCCTAGAATAGGCACTATCTCCACGTACTAAAATCTCAACATTCTTCCATTGTTGACGTATTTGTTTAATCACTCTCTGTAGTTCTGATAATGCCCCAAATGCTGGGTCTACATTTGAAGGGCGAAGTTTGGATGCTAACAGATGTTTTCCACAAAATATATACAGTGGAGCATAGCAGTATCCCCCATAATAAGTATTGAAGAAAACTTGCTCCTGATTGCCGTGTACTAAGTCATCAGTTACATCTAAATCCAAAATAATTTGTCTTGGCTCTTTGGCGTAAGATTCTAGAAATATTTTGACAAATAAACTTTCAATCTCTGATCGAGAATGCCCGATTTTATGATAACGACTGTCTACTCCTTGTTCTATCTCTTCAGGGCAATGTTCCAGTCGGTTTAATGTACTTTTTCCTGCCAATATTGCAGGCTCATCCTCTATTCCAATTGTTTTTAAGACTGCTAGAGCAAACATCGGGTCATGACGTAATTCCTCGTGGTCATTTAAGTCTTCATATCCCATGACTAACCCGTATATACGTTGTTTAATTAAACTCTCTACTGAATGGTCAACTCGATTTGGCTGACGGTAATCTTGGAAACACTGTGCAAATTTTGATGTGATTTCTAATTTTCTGTCTATTTCCGCAATTAAGCTTAATCCTGCATCCGATGTTACCGTCCCACCCTGAAAATTAACTACAATCGGGTGTGATTTTTCCCCGGAGAATTTGAATTGTTTTGGTGTAATATCTGTGAAAGTCGGGGTCATGGTTTATAACTGCTGGAATGCTTATCCTATATACATTTTCGCAGTTTTTGACCCCCTTTTTTTATCTCTTTGTGAGAAATCCGGGTGGAATAGAAGCTTCATCCAAAGTCCACCAAAATTCCGTGGTGTGGGTACTAACCTGTTAAGGTACGCCAGAGTCAGAAGTATCGAGTTAGGTTATGGTGGAAGAGTAGGGTTACATTCCTTGCCTGGAAGCGTGCGATTTTATGAAAATCAATTGATGAGCAACTTTGGAACAGATGAAGACGAAGACAACGATAATTTGATTTATTTTGAGTATGGTCGCTTAGGACGATAATAGTAAAAAATTTGGATATGGAAGAAGATATTACAGTCGAAGAGGCAATTGAATTATTGTTTAACCGTGAATCTATACAAGCAGCAATTCGTGCTGAAGATGAAGCGGCTTGCGATGTAAGTGCTGGACTTGATTGGGGTAATAATCGGGTGTTTGTTGCCTTCATGAAAAATCCGGCACTATTACATAGAATGACAATACTGCGTTTATCTCTTAACAGGGAAATTCGTCAGATGCTACAGGGGTGGAATTTGGGAGTAGGAGAAGAGAAAGCCATTGAAACTGCATATACACGTTTATTGTCTCAACTACAATTACCACAGCAAAAAGCTATTCCTTTGTTAGAAAAGATATTAATGCGTGATGACTTGTACTCAGAAGAATTGATTGGCGATCGCCAAGTATTGCAGGAATTGTTGAGTGTGCTGTACAGCAATGAAGACTGGGATGTAATTGCGACTGTTGCCGGAAATGCAGTGCGTGAAGGTGTTCTAGTCAATGTTGAGACATCTCGCTTAATAGCTTAACAGAATTAAATAGGGATGCTCCCCAAAGATGGTAAAGGCAAAGCGATGTGGTTAATACCCATCGCTTTATTTTTTCTCAAATTCTCATTGCAGTAAAACTTTTGATAATTCTTATTACTAACTCAACTTTTCCGCATCCCTTCCACAGCTTTTCCACAGCTATCTCGGCTATTTTCCACAGATACCCAACAAGGTTACAGGCTTTTATCGTATCGCTGAGGATTTTATCTTCTAGGCTTTGGGTCTTGTGAATTACTGAGTTTTTCTTAAGCAACGTAACATAAATATATCTTCAAGCCTGATGCTGCCGTAATACTTAATTCTTTTTGTACTTATGCTTAAC
Above is a window of Nostoc sp. MS1 DNA encoding:
- a CDS encoding IS1380 family transposase, which encodes MTPTFTDITPKQFKFSGEKSHPIVVNFQGGTVTSDAGLSLIAEIDRKLEITSKFAQCFQDYRQPNRVDHSVESLIKQRIYGLVMGYEDLNDHEELRHDPMFALAVLKTIGIEDEPAILAGKSTLNRLEHCPEEIEQGVDSRYHKIGHSRSEIESLFVKIFLESYAKEPRQIILDLDVTDDLVHGNQEQVFFNTYYGGYCYAPLYIFCGKHLLASKLRPSNVDPAFGALSELQRVIKQIRQQWKNVEILVRGDSAYSRDDIMRWCESQPGLDYVFGLAQNSRLIGMTTTTQNRASLEFEQKLSTVVSFLETVFQPDEQLPSLAEDLIDNSIWYKSLDYQTRESWSRSRRVVCKVEYGTKGAKIRFVVTSLATNKVPPSQLYKQKYCQRGEMENRFKEQQLELFSDRTSTHTFAGNQLRLWFSSVAYVLMNALRQKCLAKTELQNATVGTIRTKLLKLGALITISTRRILIAITSSCPYKHIFATAHRRLKMLPNTA
- a CDS encoding strawberry notch family protein — protein: MVSLIATQGSLFDLQTVLDYGQSVVNVAQELSKSLIEQRAISTKTIQSQMNRHFHGTAAEGAWLWKDAYEAVEVASILYLRHLGLSTNPLEQLQLLESLCPTHTRRSEEQLQLQQFSTPLALAYLVSLAGQITTDDLALEPSAGTGILAQFAKLQGASLMLNEISSDRSKILRRLFPGVPLFSVNAEQINDYLAGKTQPSVVLMNPPFSASPKVNSRNPDATPRHINSALQRLSDRGRLVTISANWFSPNNHAWRDTFIKMQEKATVVLSVGINGKVYSKHGTHIDTRLTVIDKVPAADPQEIPCISDTVELAELATLIEQLAPRPVWERITPTAQTAVSKAIRLSSVKPKSAPVNQALSHFIDVVPLDYEVIDWAATESLKDALYETYRPQRIRIRDAKPHPSLLCESAALALVSPPSPTYKPHLPQHIVTQGLLSEAQLESVIYAGQAHSEYLSGSYIVEDSWDNVTVAANSEENAVRFRRGWFLGDGTGAGKGRQCAGIILDNWCQGRKKAIWISKSSALIEDARRDWCAMGGDGKDIIDLSNIKLGDRIPFTEGILFCTYSTLRSQKNGKSRLKQIVEWAGKEYEGAICFDECHSMGNAMAQEGTLGLVAASQQGIVGLRLQNALPLARVIYVSATGATKVSNLSYANRLGLWQTGDFPFNSREDFVESIEVGGIAAMEVVARDLKALGLYLARSLSFDGVEYEMLEIELTPTQERIYDNYADAFQIIHNNLHKALEACNITGAKTYNRAAKMSAMSQFESHKQRFFNHLLTGMKCPMLIKAIEQDLAQGNAVVIQIVSTNEELLKRRLGEVPAEEWKDLNLDLTPREYVLDYLVSAFPVHLHEIHSSSEGEERSEPAFDADGSPIVSSEAVALRDALVDRLASLNPIPGALEQLLWHFGHKQVAEVTGRSKRVLKDDSGRLFVDSRGSNANIAETNAFMAGDKQILIFSDAGGTGRSYHADLNAQNRRRRSHYLLEAGWRADNAIQGLGRSHRTNQASAPVFRPVTTDVRGERRFISTIARRLDSLGALTRGQRQTGGNGIFDAKDNLESNYAEYALYELFKQIFQGRFYEVPLGKFEEMTGLSLTSHEGGMKIDLPPLRQFLNRLLALTIRMQNLIFERFELLLSQQIETAIAHGVFEIGVETLRAEKFTVESCESVYTHPQTGSVTNYLKIERTQRNNIRTADEMLEFAPQHQGRFLINEKSGHAAVSIPTHSLFDSEGGVVPRVLLIRPQKETRVPVKDLESSTWKQVSTDAFTAAWSKEVAELPQFTTDYLHLVTGILLPIWKILPQKNSRVFRLQTSEGQKILGRVVHASDIQTVTEQLGLKNQLLSPTELVSLVLNEGYSQQLPGGVTLRRSYIAGEPRLELVEALSLADRLIAVGCFTEIIQWRKRLFVPTGDKAASILADVIRIIG